The region TTGCCACCAAAGCGACCAAAGCGACCCCGGGCATCGGGGCGAGCAGCAGCACTGAGGGCAGCAGAGGGGGCAACAGTCACGGGCAAATTCCTTTCTTCATTCAGGGTTTCTTATGCGATTGTGCCACGTTACGGGCGGCAACGGCGGGCGGCGCCCAAGGGATTGAGCCACTCCAATAGGCAGGCCTCAAGAACTGGCATTTCGGGAAAGAGACTTTGCTTGATCCACTGGCCGAGGGCATCCAAGGGAGAAAATTCTGCGCCAACTTGCCACTTGAGGTCTTGGCTAAGGGGGGTGAGGTGATTCCCCGGTAGCTTGAGGGCAGTGACCATATCGCCAAATTTGGCTCTGAGGAGACTGCGCAGCCGCGCCGTTTGGTCAATGTCGTCATCCTGGAAGCGAATCAGGAGGTTGCGGCGCACGGGATAGCGCTTTTGAATGAAGTGTTCGGTTTCGGTTGGGCTGGGGGTGAATTCAACACTGGCGGGGCCCAGGTTGTCCATCCAAGGAATGGATTGACTGGCGGGGTAGTTGTTGAAGGCCATGAACATATTCCCAGCCCGATCGCCATCGTAAAGACTATTGATCAGCAGGTGCAATTTGCAGCCCATACTGTGCCCTAGACCATAG is a window of Thermosynechococcus vestitus BP-1 DNA encoding:
- a CDS encoding DUF1350 family protein; translation: MEWQEVRGNWLCIPQRPLGWIHFLGGAFVAAAPQLTYRRLLEHLAEANYGIIATPFVNSFDHGAIALDALNKLDYALDWLVHRQGYPPALPIYGLGHSMGCKLHLLINSLYDGDRAGNMFMAFNNYPASQSIPWMDNLGPASVEFTPSPTETEHFIQKRYPVRRNLLIRFQDDDIDQTARLRSLLRAKFGDMVTALKLPGNHLTPLSQDLKWQVGAEFSPLDALGQWIKQSLFPEMPVLEACLLEWLNPLGAARRCRP